In Methanothermobacter sp., the following are encoded in one genomic region:
- the cobM gene encoding precorrin-4 C(11)-methyltransferase yields the protein MGAGPGDPELITLKAIRVLERAEVVIYAGSLVNRKILEYAPGAEVHNSAHMNLDEITEIMVDACRAGKTVARVHTGDPSIYGAIKEQMRVLDEKGIPYSVIPGVSSVFAAAAALGAELTLPEISQTVIITRPAGRTPVPPSESIEELARHGSTMCIFLGVHMIGDIAERLMKHYPPDTPVAVVKRASWPDEEIVRGTLADISMKVREAGIKKTAMIIVGRVLDPGEFRASKLYDAGFSHEYRS from the coding sequence ACACTGAAGGCCATAAGGGTTCTTGAAAGGGCCGAAGTTGTGATATACGCCGGTTCACTTGTAAACAGAAAGATCCTGGAATACGCGCCAGGTGCAGAGGTCCATAACAGCGCCCATATGAACCTTGATGAGATAACGGAGATCATGGTGGATGCCTGCAGGGCCGGTAAAACCGTGGCGAGGGTTCACACAGGAGACCCCTCCATTTATGGGGCCATCAAGGAGCAGATGAGGGTTCTTGATGAGAAAGGAATTCCATACAGTGTTATACCTGGCGTCAGTTCCGTTTTTGCAGCTGCAGCCGCCCTGGGGGCCGAACTTACACTTCCTGAGATTTCTCAGACCGTCATAATAACACGTCCTGCCGGAAGAACACCTGTGCCGCCCTCAGAGAGCATCGAGGAGCTTGCAAGACACGGTTCAACCATGTGCATATTCCTGGGTGTCCACATGATAGGGGACATTGCAGAAAGGCTAATGAAGCACTACCCACCTGACACCCCCGTTGCCGTGGTTAAAAGGGCCTCATGGCCTGACGAGGAGATTGTGAGGGGTACACTGGCGGATATATCCATGAAGGTACGTGAGGCCGGTATAAAAAAAACTGCCATGATAATCGTGGGAAGGGTTCTCGATCCAGGGGAGTTCAGAGCCTCCAAGCTCTATGACGCCGGATTCAGCCACGAATACAGGTCCTGA
- a CDS encoding CopG family ribbon-helix-helix protein: protein MVVVSVSLSEKLLAEIDALRDEMGFSGRSDVIRAAARLLIDEKRNMQELRGDINAVLFLIHHRNAEDMVTDIKHDYEDIISTQIHSHLKDGKCLELFIIEGESSRVRELTERFMACGKMAHIKLFTF from the coding sequence ATGGTTGTGGTCAGTGTTTCACTCAGTGAAAAGCTCCTCGCGGAGATAGATGCACTTAGGGATGAGATGGGATTCTCAGGAAGATCCGATGTTATAAGGGCTGCTGCAAGGCTTCTGATAGATGAGAAAAGAAACATGCAGGAATTGAGGGGAGATATAAACGCGGTTCTCTTTCTAATACACCATAGAAATGCCGAGGACATGGTGACAGACATAAAACATGACTATGAGGATATAATCAGCACCCAGATACACAGTCACCTCAAGGATGGGAAGTGCCTGGAACTCTTCATAATTGAGGGCGAGTCCTCAAGGGTGAGGGAACTCACAGAGAGGTTCATGGCCTGCGGGAAAATGGCCCACATAAAGCTCTTTACATTCTGA
- a CDS encoding zinc ABC transporter substrate-binding protein: MERWKIGAIALITILSMSGMYVFTSETSDEPDQEKLIVAVTVMPQKEFVEAVAGDRAEVVVLVPEGADPHTYEPQPETLRKVSEARAYFIVGSGLEFETHYLEKIRTLNPSMRIINTSEGIEFIPSDIEDPHESAESPYDPHVWTSPRNAMVMVNNTLRGLQEIDPQHSRYYSENAATYLERLHELDMRIRMELKNRTGESILVYHPAWGYFCREYGLKQVAIEREGKEPGPATLSQIIQDARRKNIRVVIVSPQFSRRNAELIAEEIGAGVAVVDPLGGNYTRNIEEVLRALKG, encoded by the coding sequence ATGGAAAGATGGAAGATAGGTGCAATTGCACTCATAACCATACTCTCCATGAGTGGAATGTACGTCTTCACATCAGAGACGTCAGATGAACCAGATCAGGAAAAACTGATTGTTGCGGTTACAGTAATGCCCCAGAAAGAGTTTGTGGAGGCAGTTGCAGGGGACCGGGCAGAGGTGGTTGTCCTGGTGCCAGAGGGCGCCGACCCACACACCTATGAACCCCAACCTGAGACACTCAGGAAGGTTTCAGAGGCAAGGGCATACTTCATTGTTGGATCCGGCCTTGAATTCGAAACCCACTACCTCGAAAAAATAAGGACACTTAACCCCAGTATGAGGATAATAAACACTTCAGAGGGGATAGAGTTCATCCCATCAGACATTGAAGATCCACATGAATCAGCCGAGAGCCCATACGACCCCCACGTGTGGACATCACCCAGAAACGCAATGGTGATGGTGAACAACACACTGAGGGGGCTCCAGGAGATTGACCCCCAGCACAGCAGATACTACAGTGAAAACGCTGCCACCTACCTTGAAAGGCTGCATGAACTGGACATGCGGATCAGAATGGAGCTTAAAAACAGAACCGGTGAGAGCATACTGGTCTACCACCCCGCCTGGGGCTACTTCTGCAGGGAATACGGGTTAAAACAGGTCGCAATTGAAAGGGAGGGAAAGGAACCCGGTCCGGCAACATTATCACAGATAATCCAGGATGCCAGAAGGAAGAACATAAGGGTTGTAATTGTATCACCACAGTTCAGCAGGAGAAATGCAGAACTCATTGCAGAGGAGATAGGTGCAGGAGTTGCCGTTGTGGACCCGCTGGGTGGAAACTACACAAGGAACATTGAGGAGGTACTGAGGGCTCTTAAGGGGTGA